A single region of the Geobacillus subterraneus genome encodes:
- a CDS encoding nitrous oxide reductase family maturation protein NosD, protein MKRWLLISLFIFFFFDVPKEAAAGQTLQQLIDAAPAHGTIRLTGQTYIGDIVIDKPLTIIGTKGTVIQGSGRGNVISIKAPHVTITHVTVTNSGKSRSTQEEYVGIKVYSDYNTLEHITVKQSFHGIYLSQAHHNRIANVRVIGEQNGEIAGQGNGLHIYYSNFNELEHNTIIGTRDGIFFDYANHNVAKGNEVSHTRYGLHYMYSDDNAFDDNTFMLNNGGAAIMNSNRIVLKNNRFFFNKGMRSFGLLLQMANDNRIIGNTFYQNERGLYIDQSNDNFLQRNVFLQNEIGIELWSSSQRQTFTENRIWKNTIAVARLGGGDRNRWDFRGVGNDWGGEAALLDLNQDGKGDSPFRYASSFHKLAEENELAYLFLSSPSLGVYEAINEWRQTDEVMAVDHAPLVKKTISAGWWWGLLGFGAIAVIVPKRRIRR, encoded by the coding sequence ATGAAGCGATGGCTGCTCATTTCCTTGTTCATTTTTTTCTTTTTCGATGTTCCGAAAGAAGCGGCTGCCGGCCAGACGCTGCAGCAACTGATTGACGCTGCTCCGGCTCACGGCACGATTCGCCTAACAGGCCAAACGTACATTGGCGATATTGTCATCGACAAACCGCTGACCATCATCGGCACAAAAGGCACGGTCATTCAAGGAAGCGGGCGCGGCAATGTGATTTCGATCAAAGCGCCGCATGTCACCATTACGCATGTGACCGTCACGAACAGCGGAAAAAGCCGGAGCACGCAAGAGGAATACGTCGGCATCAAAGTTTATTCCGATTATAATACGCTAGAACACATAACGGTAAAACAATCGTTTCATGGCATTTACTTGAGTCAGGCGCATCACAACCGGATTGCCAACGTACGGGTGATCGGCGAACAAAACGGAGAAATCGCCGGACAAGGAAATGGGCTGCACATTTATTATTCTAATTTTAATGAGCTTGAACATAACACCATTATCGGAACGAGAGATGGCATCTTTTTTGACTACGCCAATCATAACGTCGCCAAAGGAAATGAAGTGTCTCACACCCGTTACGGGCTTCACTACATGTATTCGGATGATAACGCGTTTGATGACAATACGTTTATGCTTAATAACGGCGGGGCGGCGATCATGAACTCGAACCGGATTGTCCTGAAAAACAACCGCTTTTTCTTCAACAAAGGAATGCGCTCGTTTGGGTTGTTGCTGCAGATGGCAAATGACAACCGGATCATTGGCAATACGTTTTATCAAAACGAGCGGGGATTGTATATTGATCAGTCGAACGATAATTTTTTGCAGCGAAATGTCTTTTTGCAAAATGAGATCGGCATTGAGCTTTGGTCGAGTTCACAGCGGCAAACGTTTACGGAAAACCGGATTTGGAAAAATACGATTGCTGTCGCGCGCCTTGGCGGCGGGGACAGGAATAGGTGGGATTTTCGCGGGGTTGGCAACGACTGGGGCGGCGAAGCGGCGTTGCTTGATTTGAACCAAGATGGGAAAGGGGATTCCCCGTTTCGCTATGCGTCTTCCTTTCATAAGTTAGCGGAAGAAAATGAACTGGCGTATTTGTTTTTGTCGTCGCCGAGCTTAGGTGTCTATGAGGCGATCAACGAATGGCGGCAGACAGACGAAGTGATGGCGGTCGATCATGCGCCGCTTGTGAAAAAGACCATATCAGCCGGCTGGTGGTGGGGACTGCTCGGCTTTGGAGCCATCGCGGTGATCGTGCCGAAAAGGAGGATTCGGAGATGA
- a CDS encoding ABC transporter ATP-binding protein produces the protein MIEVAGLTVSYRNNKVLDDVHLVIQKGERCALVGRNGAGKSTLIHSLLNLLPAASGTVYIDGIDHRRHEWKKKVAYLPEKFQLYPQLTGEENVRFFASLHGAVDEERIEDVLHTVRLWEARHMKSKQYSKGMLQRLGLAIMLYYDADLLILDEPTSGLDPLGRADVLAILRSLPNKTVLLSSHHIDEVRQLCTHVAYLENGKITKYRVEDFELSTLMEGE, from the coding sequence ATGATTGAAGTGGCGGGATTGACAGTTTCGTACCGAAACAACAAAGTGCTTGATGATGTCCATCTTGTCATTCAGAAAGGGGAGCGGTGTGCTTTAGTCGGGCGAAACGGCGCCGGCAAGTCGACATTGATTCATAGCTTGCTGAACTTGCTTCCGGCAGCAAGCGGAACGGTGTATATTGACGGCATTGATCATCGGCGGCACGAGTGGAAAAAGAAAGTCGCCTATTTGCCGGAAAAGTTTCAGCTGTATCCTCAGTTAACGGGGGAGGAAAATGTCCGCTTTTTTGCCTCGTTGCACGGCGCGGTCGATGAAGAGCGGATCGAAGACGTTTTGCACACCGTCCGGTTATGGGAAGCGCGCCATATGAAAAGCAAGCAGTATTCGAAAGGGATGCTGCAGCGGCTCGGGCTTGCTATTATGCTGTACTACGATGCTGACTTGCTGATTTTAGACGAGCCGACAAGCGGGCTTGATCCGTTAGGAAGGGCGGACGTGCTGGCGATTTTACGCTCTTTGCCGAACAAAACGGTGTTGCTGTCGTCGCACCATATTGACGAAGTCAGGCAGCTCTGCACCCATGTCGCCTATTTGGAAAACGGGAAGATCACGAAATACCGAGTCGAAGATTTTGAGCTTAGCACACTGATGGAGGGAGAATAA
- a CDS encoding FixH family protein, translating to MRQQWMIVMAALLFLLAGCQGNDWTVSVKTTPFYKEGTASSFAVAIQKDGKPAGGLEVTAVFEMANMDHGQTVVQLAEKEPGLYEGNVQLPMDGEWDALLQIKDGDETVEKLVTLKVKKQDVAAMINGTAITAAEVKFYQTRWQIEISSAMEAVKKQYRGEELNERLSYWKRQLNETTEPRSAVTRLIELHSMALLAEEKGYSVDEPAVDREVENRKRQYEGSETAQTLIRQYGEAAFWKQERRYVQLVLLAQNVWNDMVEQVKNEHPNVTEAEMRFLAQKKYDELLVSQIDSLSIQLYLSGR from the coding sequence GTGAGGCAACAATGGATGATCGTGATGGCAGCGCTTCTCTTCTTGCTTGCCGGGTGTCAAGGAAACGATTGGACGGTGTCGGTGAAAACGACCCCTTTTTATAAGGAAGGGACGGCTTCTTCGTTTGCGGTCGCCATCCAAAAGGACGGGAAGCCGGCGGGTGGGCTTGAAGTGACGGCGGTCTTTGAGATGGCGAATATGGATCACGGGCAAACAGTCGTCCAATTGGCGGAGAAGGAACCCGGCCTTTATGAAGGGAACGTGCAGCTGCCGATGGACGGAGAATGGGACGCTTTGTTGCAAATCAAAGACGGCGATGAGACGGTCGAAAAGCTCGTTACCCTCAAGGTGAAGAAGCAAGACGTGGCAGCGATGATCAATGGCACCGCGATTACAGCGGCAGAAGTCAAGTTCTACCAAACACGCTGGCAAATTGAGATCTCTTCGGCCATGGAAGCGGTCAAAAAGCAGTATCGCGGCGAAGAGCTCAACGAGCGGCTCAGTTATTGGAAACGGCAGTTGAATGAGACGACTGAGCCCCGCTCCGCTGTTACCCGTCTCATTGAACTGCACTCGATGGCGCTGCTTGCCGAAGAAAAAGGCTATTCAGTAGATGAACCGGCCGTTGATCGTGAAGTGGAAAACAGAAAGCGGCAATACGAAGGGAGCGAAACCGCTCAAACACTCATCCGCCAATACGGTGAGGCGGCATTTTGGAAGCAAGAACGGCGGTATGTCCAGCTCGTTTTGTTGGCGCAAAACGTGTGGAACGACATGGTAGAACAAGTGAAAAATGAGCATCCGAATGTAACGGAGGCGGAGATGCGTTTTTTGGCGCAAAAGAAGTATGACGAGTTGCTCGTTTCCCAAATCGACTCTTTGTCCATTCAACTGTATCTTTCCGGACGATAG
- a CDS encoding DeoR/GlpR family DNA-binding transcription regulator, whose amino-acid sequence MLTEERHRLILELLAQKGVVKLQELVEATGSSESTIRRDLTQLEKEKQLRRVHGGAALLQQKREELSVSEKSLKYIEEKRRIAAYAASLVQKGNCIYLDAGTTTWEMIPHLADKEVTVVTNGVMHVERLLEHNVTTYLVGGMIKPKTKALIGRGAIESLRQYRFDQCFIGANGVHDEYGYTTPDPEEALVKYTAMQLAQRAYVLADHSKLNESAFAKIADLHEAVLITDELDEEWQERYKAKTTVEVVAL is encoded by the coding sequence GTGTTGACCGAAGAGCGCCACCGCCTCATTTTGGAACTTTTGGCGCAAAAAGGAGTTGTCAAGCTGCAAGAGCTCGTAGAGGCGACCGGTTCGTCCGAGTCGACGATTCGCCGCGATTTGACGCAGCTTGAAAAAGAAAAACAGCTGCGCCGCGTGCACGGCGGAGCGGCGTTGTTGCAGCAAAAACGCGAAGAGTTAAGCGTGTCGGAAAAGTCGCTGAAATATATAGAGGAAAAGCGGCGGATCGCCGCCTATGCGGCCAGCTTGGTGCAAAAAGGAAACTGCATCTATTTGGACGCGGGAACGACAACGTGGGAAATGATTCCGCACTTGGCTGACAAAGAAGTCACCGTGGTCACGAACGGCGTGATGCATGTGGAGCGGCTGCTTGAGCATAACGTCACGACGTACTTAGTCGGCGGCATGATTAAGCCGAAGACGAAAGCGTTAATCGGCCGCGGAGCCATTGAGTCGCTGCGGCAGTACCGCTTTGATCAATGTTTCATCGGCGCCAACGGCGTGCACGACGAATATGGCTATACAACGCCGGATCCGGAAGAGGCGCTCGTCAAATATACGGCCATGCAACTGGCGCAACGTGCGTATGTGCTTGCGGATCATTCGAAGTTGAATGAAAGCGCGTTCGCCAAAATCGCCGATTTGCATGAGGCTGTATTAATTACGGATGAGTTGGATGAAGAGTGGCAAGAACGATACAAAGCAAAAACAACAGTAGAGGTTGTCGCCCTATGA
- the pfkB gene encoding 1-phosphofructokinase yields MIYTCTLNPSVDYVVHVDELRVGELNRAMKTLTFPGGKGINVSRVLKRLGVDSTALGFAGGFTGAFIENELRKEEIACDFVHVPGQTRINVKLKAGLETEINGQGPAIASEDAAQLTAKIEALSADDVLVLAGSVPPSLPADVYEQLAAETVKRQARLVIDTSGPALRSLLACRPFLVKPNHHELAELFGVSALTKEEVVIYGRRLTEMGICHVIVSMGGDGAFYFGKEAALFAEAPKGTVKNSVGAGDSMVAGFLAAYAGGKPIAEAFAYSVAAGSATAFSEDLCTKEEVETLVGRVRVVRL; encoded by the coding sequence ATGATTTATACATGTACGTTAAATCCATCGGTTGACTATGTGGTTCATGTTGATGAATTGCGTGTCGGGGAATTGAACCGTGCGATGAAAACGTTGACATTCCCGGGCGGGAAAGGGATTAACGTGTCGCGCGTGCTCAAGCGTCTTGGCGTCGACAGCACGGCGCTCGGGTTTGCGGGCGGATTTACCGGTGCGTTTATCGAAAACGAACTCCGAAAAGAAGAAATCGCCTGCGACTTCGTTCATGTTCCCGGCCAGACGCGCATTAATGTAAAGCTGAAAGCCGGGCTTGAGACGGAAATTAACGGTCAAGGCCCGGCCATCGCCAGCGAGGATGCTGCGCAGCTGACAGCGAAAATCGAGGCGCTTTCCGCTGATGACGTCCTTGTGTTGGCGGGAAGTGTGCCGCCATCGCTGCCGGCGGATGTATACGAGCAGCTGGCAGCGGAGACAGTGAAGCGGCAAGCCCGCCTTGTCATCGATACAAGCGGTCCGGCGCTCCGATCGTTGCTTGCCTGCCGGCCGTTTCTTGTCAAGCCGAACCATCATGAGCTTGCTGAGCTGTTTGGCGTCTCTGCGCTGACGAAAGAAGAAGTCGTCATCTATGGCCGCCGTCTGACCGAGATGGGCATTTGCCATGTCATCGTATCGATGGGCGGTGACGGAGCATTTTATTTCGGCAAGGAAGCTGCGCTGTTTGCTGAGGCGCCTAAAGGAACGGTGAAAAATTCAGTTGGGGCGGGCGATTCGATGGTTGCGGGCTTTTTAGCCGCCTATGCGGGCGGAAAACCGATCGCGGAAGCGTTCGCCTACAGCGTAGCGGCCGGAAGCGCAACGGCGTTTTCCGAAGACTTGTGCACGAAAGAGGAAGTGGAAACACTCGTCGGCCGCGTTCGCGTCGTGCGTTTATAA
- a CDS encoding PTS fructose transporter subunit IIABC codes for MKITDLLTKETVILELQAKTKSEVIDELAAKLAEAGAIGDVETFKQAIWAREKQSTTGVGDGIAIPHAKTAAVKRPAVAFGRSVEGIDYESLDGKPSHLFFMIAAPEGGEQTHLQALARLSSMLMDASFRAELENASSEEEVVRLLAAKESEEEAPSSQAAPTGGGRKVLAVTACPTGIAHTYMAADALKAKAAEMGVTIKVETNGSDGVKNALTAQEIEEAAAIIVAADKQVEMDRFDGKHVIQVPVAQAIRQPETLIEQALRQDAPIYRASGASRGGAGAVKPRTGFYKHLMNGVSNMLPFVVGGGILIALSFTFGIKAFDPNDPSYHPFAKALMDIGGGNAFALMIPVLAAFIAMSIADRPGFAPGMVGGFMAANGGAGFLGGLIAGFLAGYLVVGLRKLFSRLPQSLEGIKPVLLYPLFGIFLTGMIMMYIVIDPVKALNEGLKHWLEGMGTANLVLLGVVLGGMMAVDMGGPINKAAFTFGIAMIDAGNYAPHAAIMAGGMVPPLGLALATTFFKKKFTKAEREAGKTCYIMGASFITEGAIPFAAADPVRVIPSIIVGSAVAGALTMLFGIGLPAPHGGIFVIPIVKGSAWLYILAILIGSIVTALMIGLWKKEVKE; via the coding sequence ATGAAAATCACCGATTTGTTGACAAAAGAAACGGTCATTCTTGAGCTTCAGGCGAAGACAAAGAGCGAAGTGATTGATGAGCTGGCGGCGAAGCTCGCTGAGGCGGGAGCGATCGGCGATGTCGAGACGTTCAAACAAGCCATATGGGCGCGCGAAAAGCAAAGCACGACCGGCGTCGGGGATGGCATCGCCATTCCGCACGCCAAAACGGCGGCGGTCAAGCGCCCGGCCGTGGCGTTCGGCCGTTCCGTGGAAGGCATTGATTATGAGTCGCTCGATGGCAAGCCAAGCCATTTGTTTTTCATGATCGCCGCGCCAGAAGGAGGGGAGCAGACGCATTTGCAAGCGTTGGCCCGATTGTCTTCGATGCTGATGGATGCATCGTTCCGCGCCGAGCTTGAAAACGCTTCAAGCGAAGAGGAAGTCGTTCGTTTGCTGGCGGCAAAAGAAAGCGAAGAGGAAGCGCCGTCGTCGCAGGCCGCACCGACTGGCGGTGGGCGGAAAGTGCTCGCCGTTACCGCTTGCCCGACCGGGATTGCCCATACGTATATGGCTGCCGATGCGCTGAAGGCGAAAGCGGCGGAAATGGGCGTGACGATCAAAGTGGAGACAAACGGCTCTGACGGGGTGAAAAATGCCCTCACCGCACAAGAGATTGAAGAAGCTGCGGCGATCATTGTCGCGGCCGATAAACAAGTCGAAATGGACCGCTTTGACGGCAAACACGTGATCCAAGTGCCGGTTGCACAGGCGATCCGCCAGCCGGAAACGCTCATTGAGCAGGCGCTGCGCCAAGATGCGCCGATTTACCGGGCGAGCGGCGCTTCGCGGGGCGGTGCGGGAGCGGTGAAGCCGCGCACCGGTTTTTACAAACATTTGATGAACGGTGTTTCGAATATGCTTCCGTTCGTTGTCGGCGGCGGGATTTTGATCGCGCTTTCCTTCACTTTCGGCATTAAAGCGTTCGACCCCAACGACCCGTCGTACCATCCGTTTGCCAAAGCGTTGATGGATATCGGCGGCGGCAATGCGTTCGCCTTAATGATTCCCGTGCTTGCCGCGTTTATCGCGATGAGCATCGCTGACCGGCCGGGATTTGCGCCGGGGATGGTCGGCGGCTTTATGGCGGCCAACGGCGGCGCTGGTTTCCTCGGCGGATTGATTGCTGGTTTCCTAGCCGGGTATTTGGTCGTCGGATTACGGAAACTGTTCAGCCGCCTGCCGCAGTCGTTAGAAGGCATTAAACCGGTGCTGTTGTATCCGCTGTTCGGCATTTTCCTGACTGGCATGATTATGATGTATATTGTCATCGATCCGGTGAAAGCGCTGAATGAAGGGTTGAAACATTGGCTCGAAGGTATGGGAACGGCGAACTTAGTGCTGCTTGGCGTGGTGTTAGGCGGCATGATGGCAGTCGATATGGGCGGTCCGATTAACAAAGCAGCGTTTACGTTCGGAATCGCCATGATCGACGCCGGCAACTATGCGCCGCATGCGGCCATTATGGCCGGCGGGATGGTGCCGCCGCTCGGATTGGCACTGGCGACGACATTCTTCAAGAAGAAGTTTACGAAAGCCGAGCGCGAGGCCGGCAAAACGTGCTATATTATGGGGGCTTCGTTCATCACGGAAGGGGCGATTCCGTTTGCGGCGGCCGATCCGGTGCGGGTCATTCCGTCGATTATCGTCGGCTCAGCTGTAGCCGGGGCGCTGACGATGCTGTTTGGCATCGGACTTCCGGCGCCGCACGGCGGCATTTTCGTCATCCCGATCGTCAAAGGAAGCGCATGGCTTTACATCCTTGCCATTTTGATCGGCTCCATCGTCACGGCACTGATGATCGGGCTGTGGAAAAAAGAAGTGAAAGAATAA
- a CDS encoding MBL fold metallo-hydrolase, which translates to MPKRYENLDNVSTQKTWADFRRWQQERKQKQKDLSYVVPHAVPPQWNRLHHPNGRPQLCWIGHSTFVVQMNGITIVTDPVWAKRMGTAKRLSAPGVPLEEMPSVDAVLISHGHYDHLHFGSLRRLPGDPHVFVPVGLGRLLRRRGCRHVTELSWWETASFHGVSLTFVPAQHWTRRTLWDTNTSHWGGWVIEADGAPTVYFAGDSGYFRGFRDIGERFSVDYALLPIGAYEPEWFMGPQHTTPEEAVQAFLDCRARLFVPMHYGAFRLADDTPKEALDRLRAEWRRRGLDDARLLCLKLGEVTDISAQLAASGGCRRAESGGNKP; encoded by the coding sequence ATGCCGAAACGGTACGAAAATTTAGATAACGTATCGACGCAAAAAACGTGGGCCGATTTTCGCCGCTGGCAGCAGGAACGGAAACAAAAGCAAAAAGACTTGTCGTACGTCGTACCGCACGCCGTGCCGCCGCAATGGAACCGGCTTCATCACCCGAACGGACGGCCGCAGCTTTGTTGGATCGGCCATTCGACGTTCGTCGTGCAAATGAACGGCATCACGATCGTCACCGATCCCGTCTGGGCGAAGCGGATGGGAACGGCCAAACGCCTGTCAGCCCCAGGCGTACCGCTTGAGGAGATGCCATCGGTTGACGCCGTTTTGATCTCCCACGGCCATTATGACCATTTGCATTTCGGCAGCCTCCGCCGCTTGCCCGGTGATCCGCATGTATTCGTTCCGGTCGGCCTCGGCCGCCTGCTCCGCCGCCGCGGCTGCCGTCATGTCACCGAATTGTCATGGTGGGAGACGGCCTCCTTTCACGGCGTATCGCTCACGTTTGTTCCCGCCCAACATTGGACGCGGCGAACGCTTTGGGATACGAATACGTCGCACTGGGGCGGGTGGGTCATTGAAGCAGACGGCGCACCGACGGTTTATTTTGCTGGCGACAGCGGCTATTTCCGCGGCTTTCGCGACATCGGCGAGCGGTTTTCGGTCGACTATGCCCTCCTGCCGATCGGCGCGTATGAGCCGGAATGGTTTATGGGACCGCAGCACACGACGCCGGAAGAGGCGGTGCAGGCATTCCTTGACTGCCGCGCCCGTCTGTTTGTCCCGATGCATTACGGGGCGTTCCGCCTCGCCGACGATACGCCGAAAGAAGCACTCGACCGCCTACGGGCCGAGTGGCGGCGGCGCGGGTTGGACGATGCCCGCCTGCTTTGCCTGAAGCTTGGCGAGGTGACGGACATCTCCGCCCAACTAGCCGCAAGCGGGGGATGCAGACGTGCTGAATCGGGCGGAAACAAGCCATAA
- a CDS encoding secondary thiamine-phosphate synthase enzyme YjbQ, whose amino-acid sequence MLRSFTIRTAKRDEMIEITSFVEETVRQSNVEEGVAIVYCPHTTAGITINENADPDVKRDMMRRFDETYPWEHPLDRHMEGNTAAHMKASTVGASQHVIIHEGRLLLGRWQGVYFCEYDGPRQRTLYVKVIAG is encoded by the coding sequence ATGCTTCGTTCCTTTACGATCCGCACGGCGAAGCGGGATGAAATGATTGAGATTACTTCATTTGTCGAGGAAACAGTGCGCCAGTCTAACGTAGAAGAGGGAGTGGCGATCGTCTATTGTCCGCACACGACGGCAGGAATCACGATTAACGAAAACGCTGACCCTGATGTCAAGCGCGACATGATGCGCCGTTTTGATGAAACGTATCCGTGGGAGCATCCGCTTGATCGCCATATGGAAGGAAACACGGCCGCTCATATGAAAGCGAGCACGGTTGGCGCGTCGCAGCACGTCATTATTCACGAAGGCCGACTGCTGCTTGGGCGCTGGCAAGGTGTGTATTTTTGTGAATACGATGGGCCGCGCCAGCGGACGTTGTATGTGAAAGTGATCGCAGGCTAG
- the map gene encoding type I methionyl aminopeptidase yields MIHVKTEREIQLMREAGKLLAACHQEIAKRIGPGVTTMEIDRFVETFLAKYGAKPEQKGYRGYPYATCASVNDEICHGFPRNEPLKEGDIVTIDFVVNWRGALADSAWTYAIGDVGKDVQKLLEVTEESLYKGIEQAVLGNRIGDIGHAIQTYVESHGFSVVRDFTGHGIGPTIHEEPYIPHFGEKGKGMRLKEGMVITIEPMVNMGAWQSKMDANGWTARTIDGSYSAQYEHTIAITKNGPLILTTPA; encoded by the coding sequence ATGATTCACGTCAAAACAGAACGGGAAATTCAATTGATGCGCGAGGCTGGGAAGCTGCTCGCTGCCTGCCATCAAGAAATCGCCAAACGCATCGGACCGGGGGTGACCACTATGGAGATCGACCGGTTCGTCGAGACATTTTTGGCCAAATACGGAGCCAAGCCGGAACAAAAAGGATACCGCGGCTATCCGTACGCCACATGCGCTTCGGTGAACGATGAAATTTGCCACGGATTTCCGCGCAACGAACCGCTCAAGGAAGGCGATATCGTCACGATCGATTTTGTCGTCAACTGGCGCGGGGCACTCGCCGATTCCGCTTGGACGTACGCCATCGGCGACGTCGGCAAAGACGTGCAAAAACTGTTGGAAGTGACAGAAGAATCGTTGTATAAAGGAATTGAACAGGCCGTCCTCGGCAACCGGATCGGCGATATCGGCCATGCCATTCAAACGTACGTCGAATCGCACGGGTTTTCCGTCGTCCGCGATTTCACCGGGCACGGCATCGGTCCGACAATTCACGAAGAACCGTACATCCCCCATTTTGGTGAAAAAGGAAAAGGAATGCGCCTAAAAGAAGGGATGGTCATTACGATCGAACCGATGGTGAACATGGGAGCTTGGCAAAGCAAAATGGACGCAAACGGCTGGACGGCGCGAACCATCGACGGCTCGTACTCAGCGCAATATGAACATACGATTGCCATTACAAAAAACGGACCGCTCATTTTAACGACACCGGCGTAA
- a CDS encoding ATP-binding protein, with protein sequence MLSIFKDFLLNLFFILLPVFLVPFWTEQEKGPRRLRLYLPTVCYAVVIVLCITLPVGAESNLIFDLRQIPLWLGSLYGGSGAAACLAIVTIAYRSLFGGIGILITAVVSIAIAAASRLLTKTFAQLPAKQRTLLATLLSFASGLLTVAMAGWMAPFDRPPLSVSLIFLLVQPASMFIVCAFREMVHHNIALRKRIIRAEKMEAVTHLAASISHEIRNPLTAARGFIQLIEEQPLAADKRRQYARIAMEELDRAEAIITDYLTFAKPAPETPEKLNVKLEIERVVDIIRPLANMNCVDMKTTLAPFSVIGEREKFRQCLLNVIKNAIEAMPNGGTLQIYVSIDNGRVLIRIADTGVGMTKEQLERLGEPYFTTKGIKGTGLGMMVVYRIIESMNGTIRIESEIHKGTTVSIYLPLAPSPSPSPISDKEKQLFAAL encoded by the coding sequence ATGCTTAGTATTTTCAAAGATTTTTTACTCAACTTATTTTTTATTCTCCTGCCGGTGTTTCTCGTCCCGTTTTGGACGGAACAAGAAAAAGGACCGAGGCGCCTCCGCCTTTATTTGCCGACCGTCTGCTACGCTGTCGTGATCGTCCTATGCATCACTCTTCCGGTCGGCGCAGAAAGCAACTTGATTTTCGATTTGCGGCAAATCCCACTTTGGCTCGGCAGCTTGTATGGCGGATCAGGAGCGGCGGCATGCCTAGCGATCGTCACCATTGCTTATCGCTCTTTATTTGGGGGGATCGGCATCTTGATCACCGCCGTCGTTTCCATCGCCATCGCAGCAGCAAGCCGTTTATTGACTAAAACGTTTGCGCAGCTGCCAGCTAAACAACGAACGTTGCTAGCGACATTGCTCAGCTTCGCTTCCGGCCTGTTGACGGTCGCCATGGCAGGGTGGATGGCTCCCTTCGATCGTCCCCCGCTTTCCGTCTCGCTTATTTTTTTGCTTGTGCAGCCAGCAAGCATGTTTATCGTTTGCGCTTTTCGAGAGATGGTGCACCATAATATCGCGTTGCGCAAACGGATTATTCGTGCCGAGAAGATGGAAGCGGTCACCCATTTGGCGGCCTCGATCTCTCATGAAATCCGTAATCCGCTCACCGCGGCCCGCGGGTTTATCCAGCTGATTGAAGAGCAGCCGCTCGCCGCTGATAAACGGCGCCAATATGCGCGCATCGCCATGGAAGAGCTCGACCGGGCGGAAGCGATCATTACCGATTATTTGACGTTCGCGAAACCCGCGCCGGAAACGCCGGAAAAACTGAACGTCAAGCTCGAAATCGAACGGGTCGTCGACATCATCCGTCCGCTTGCCAATATGAATTGCGTTGATATGAAGACAACGCTTGCCCCTTTTTCGGTCATCGGCGAGCGCGAAAAATTCCGCCAATGTTTGCTCAATGTCATAAAAAACGCCATTGAAGCGATGCCAAACGGCGGGACGTTGCAAATATACGTCTCGATCGACAATGGTCGCGTGCTCATTCGCATCGCCGACACCGGCGTCGGCATGACGAAAGAACAGCTGGAACGGCTGGGCGAGCCGTACTTTACAACGAAAGGAATCAAAGGCACCGGCCTTGGAATGATGGTTGTGTACCGCATCATTGAATCGATGAACGGCACGATTCGAATCGAAAGCGAAATACATAAAGGAACGACGGTATCGATTTATTTGCCGCTCGCTCCGTCCCCGTCCCCTTCTCCGATTTCCGATAAGGAAAAACAGCTGTTTGCCGCGCTGTAA